In Pseudomonas fluorescens NCIMB 11764, a single window of DNA contains:
- a CDS encoding GpE family phage tail protein: protein MADIAVIFHWGPAEMDPLPLTELMEWRERARKRSGAKDD from the coding sequence ATGGCGGACATCGCCGTGATTTTTCACTGGGGGCCAGCGGAGATGGATCCGCTTCCCCTGACCGAACTGATGGAATGGCGCGAACGCGCCCGCAAGCGAAGTGGGGCAAAAGATGACTGA
- a CDS encoding phage tail assembly protein: MKTAEKNEAADATAEKNPNRPVITLDTPIIRGSTEITEVTLRKPVSGELRGVTLTDLLQMDVLALRKVLPRITTPTLNDHEIGNMDPADLVQMATEVAGFLLPKSAKVDASLVA; encoded by the coding sequence ATGAAAACTGCTGAAAAAAACGAAGCTGCAGACGCCACCGCCGAGAAGAATCCAAACCGTCCAGTCATCACCCTGGATACGCCCATTATCAGAGGTTCGACCGAAATCACCGAAGTCACGCTGCGCAAACCAGTCTCCGGCGAGCTGCGCGGCGTCACGCTGACCGATCTGCTACAGATGGACGTGCTCGCGTTGCGCAAGGTCTTGCCGCGAATCACTACGCCGACTTTGAACGACCACGAAATCGGCAACATGGACCCGGCCGACCTGGTGCAAATGGCCACCGAGGTCGCCGGTTTTTTGCTGCCGAAGTCGGCGAAGGTGGATGCATCCCTCGTTGCGTAG
- a CDS encoding phage major tail tube protein, which yields MALPKKLKNMNLYNDGVSYVGACKSVTLPKLARKLEAFRGGGMDGAVKVDLGHGDDGIQLEWTLGGWDLTALRQYGAVSASGIMLRWAGSIQRDDTGEVSAVEVVVRGRHEEIDMGDSESGEDTEHKFTTTCSYYKLTIDGNVEVEIDLLNFIFNVNGKDMLAEHRKAIGL from the coding sequence ATGGCTCTGCCCAAAAAGCTCAAGAACATGAACTTGTACAACGACGGTGTCAGCTACGTCGGCGCGTGCAAGAGCGTCACCCTGCCCAAACTCGCCCGCAAGCTCGAAGCCTTCCGGGGCGGCGGCATGGATGGGGCGGTGAAGGTCGACCTGGGTCATGGCGATGACGGCATCCAGTTGGAATGGACCCTCGGCGGCTGGGACCTGACGGCACTGCGTCAGTACGGTGCCGTATCGGCAAGCGGGATCATGCTGCGGTGGGCTGGCTCAATTCAGCGCGACGATACCGGTGAGGTTTCCGCCGTGGAGGTCGTCGTGCGCGGCCGGCACGAAGAAATCGACATGGGCGACTCGGAGAGTGGTGAGGACACGGAACACAAGTTCACCACCACCTGCAGCTATTACAAGCTGACGATCGATGGAAATGTGGAAGTCGAAATAGACCTGCTGAACTTCATCTTCAACGTCAACGGCAAAGACATGCTGGCAGAGCACCGGAAGGCGATCGGCCTGTAA